The genomic region CACGTTGGGCCGGGACGAAGCGTCGATAAGCTCTCGCTACTTGCCTTGCTTGCGCTGCTTCTTGGTGCGGTGGTCCTTGGTGCGCGCGCCCGGGGCGGGGGCGGTGGTGCGCTTCATCTCCACCTTGCGCGCCTCCTCGGCGGCCTCCTCGGCGTCCATCTTGTTGTTCAGCCACATGCTCTGGAAGAAGGTCCAGAGGTTGTTGGTGAGCATGTAGAACAGCAGGCCGATGTGCCAGATCACGCCCGTGGCCAGAATCATGACGGGGAAGAACCAGAGCATCATCTTGTTCATCATGCCCATCTGGGATTCCATCATCTGCGCCATCTCGCCCTGCGGCTGCGGGGTCTTGCCGGAGGCCTTACGGGCCTGCTGGCGGTTGATCATGATGCGGGCGTTGAAGTGGGTAAACGCGGCACACAAAAGGACCAGCGGCAGGCAGACCGCGATGATCTTCGCGCGGGTGAGATCAGCGGCGCCGAATGCGGCGAAGGCCTCCTCCGGCATCTTCATGGACGCCGACAGCGGCACGCCGAAGAAGTCGGCGTCCAGGAAGGACTGCACGTCCTCGGCCGGGAAGGCGTAGTTGGCGGTGTTGCGGTTTTCCTCCACCGACATGCCCAGGCCGCCGCCGCCGGTGCCGGTGCGGTTGAAGGAGCGCAGCACGTGCAGCAGGCCGATGAAGATCGGCATCTGCACCAGCGGCACGATGCACGACGACAGCGGGTTGGTCCCGTTTTCGCGGTAGAGCTTTTGCGTCTCTTCCGCGATCTTTTGCTGGTCGCCCTTGTACTTCTCGCGGATTTCCTGCATCCGCGGCTGCATCTCCTGCATCTTGCGCGTGGAGCGCATCTGGTTGACCATCGGCTTCACCAGCAGCAGGCGCACCGTACAGGTGAGCAAGACGATGGCAAGGATCCAGGACAGGCCTGAGTCCTTGGGGATGGCAAAGCCGATGACCTCGTGCCAGAACCTCAGCACCCAGGAAATCGGCCAATAAATGAAATTCACGTTTCGGTGTTACTCCTCACTCAGTTCAATGCTGCCCGGCACCGGGTCGTAGCCGCCGGGGTGCCAGGGCCCGCATTTGCACAGCCTGGCCGCGGCCATTGCGCCGCCGCGTACCGCGCCGTGGCGTGACACGGCTTCGAGCGCATACGCACTGCATACTGGCATAAAACGGCACGTCCCGCCCATCTTAAGGGGTGAGACGAACTTTTGGTAACCGCGAATCAGCCTCACCAGCGCTTTCGCGGCCGGTCCCTTCGCCGCGGGGATTTCGCCGCCGACGAAGTTGTAGTAGGCCATCAGCGCTTCTTCTCGGCCTTGGCCAGCGCGTGCTCCAAGTCGCGCGCGAGCTCATCGCTCGTGGCCCTCGCGGCGGCCGGCAGCGCGCGGATGACAACGTCGCACTCGCGCCCAAGCCTATCGACGAGCTCACGCTGCACCACCACATTGCGCAGCTTCCGCGACACGGCGTGGCGCGTCACTGCGTTGCCTACCTGCTTGGACACCACCAGGCCGAAGCGCGGACCGCCCTGGATGACGGGGTCGGCACGGTGGTGCAAATGGACCATTAACGTGCGAGACCCCGCGCGCACACCCTTCCTCATCGCAGCTTTGAAGTCTGCAGAGGAAGAAAGTTTGTGCGGGCGGGGT from Corynebacterium fournieri harbors:
- the yidD gene encoding membrane protein insertion efficiency factor YidD yields the protein MAYYNFVGGEIPAAKGPAAKALVRLIRGYQKFVSPLKMGGTCRFMPVCSAYALEAVSRHGAVRGGAMAAARLCKCGPWHPGGYDPVPGSIELSEE
- the rnpA gene encoding ribonuclease P protein component → MLPRPHKLSSSADFKAAMRKGVRAGSRTLMVHLHHRADPVIQGGPRFGLVVSKQVGNAVTRHAVSRKLRNVVVQRELVDRLGRECDVVIRALPAAARATSDELARDLEHALAKAEKKR
- the yidC gene encoding membrane protein insertase YidC, which encodes MNFIYWPISWVLRFWHEVIGFAIPKDSGLSWILAIVLLTCTVRLLLVKPMVNQMRSTRKMQEMQPRMQEIREKYKGDQQKIAEETQKLYRENGTNPLSSCIVPLVQMPIFIGLLHVLRSFNRTGTGGGGLGMSVEENRNTANYAFPAEDVQSFLDADFFGVPLSASMKMPEEAFAAFGAADLTRAKIIAVCLPLVLLCAAFTHFNARIMINRQQARKASGKTPQPQGEMAQMMESQMGMMNKMMLWFFPVMILATGVIWHIGLLFYMLTNNLWTFFQSMWLNNKMDAEEAAEEARKVEMKRTTAPAPGARTKDHRTKKQRKQGK